CTAAAGCATGTTAAAGCTATAACGGATATAACTTTTGAACAAGATAAAATATTTGATCAAATCCGGTATTCTCTTTCGGCATTGGCTGATGGCGGATGCTTCTGTCCTTGATAAGATCGTCAGCAGGGTGCGATAATAACGATAGGCAAGGTAAACACCGAGCCTGGCGTTGCTGGGAATCGAGCGAATCCCTCGAAGAGCCTTTTCAAAATCAGTCCTTATTTCTGTCTCGATTTGATTTTTTTGTTCTGTGCTGAGTTCGGTGCCTTCTACATTCGGAAAATAAATGCGGTTTCTTTCCATTTGATCACTCCCAAAATCCCGAAGAAAATTCACTTTCTGAAAGGCTGCGCCCAGTGCTTTCGCGGGTTCTTTTAATTCTTCATAGGTCTGTTGATTTTTACCACAAAAAACTTTCAGACACATCAGTCCAACCACTTCTGCAGATCCATAGATATACTGATCGTATTCCTCCCTGCTAAATCTTGTTTTTGCAAGATCCATCTCCATGCTGTCCAAAAATGCATCGATCAGGTCTAAATCAATCTGGTATTGATGCACCACTTCCTGAAATGCATGCAATATGGGATTTAAGGAAAAGCCTTTTTGGATGGAATCCATTGTATCCTGTCGGTATTGCTCCAAATATTTTTGCTGCGAAATGTGGTGAAAACTATCCACGATTTCATCTGCCAATCTGACAAATCCATAAATGGACGCAATGGGCGATCGGATGGATGGTTCAAACATTCGGATACCCAGAGAAAAAGATGTGCTGTATCTGCGGGTCAATTTCTGACTGAGATCCCTGCAAACTTCTGAATACAACATTAAATCCTTCATTCTTATCTACTTTGACATTTGATCAATTAATGAAGAAACAATTTCACCTGAAATCATGGATGGTGGAAGTCCTGGTCCCGGATGGGAAAGTTGCCCCGCAAAAAATAAATTTTTTATTCTGCGATGTTGTAATCTTGGTTTCAGGATCGCAGTCTGGGACAATGTATTTGCAAGTCCGTACGCGTTTCCCTTGAAGCTATTGTAGTCCCGGACAAAATCTGAATTGCCGTAGGATCGCTTAAAGACTATTTTATCTTTGAGCCGGACAGATGTGCGCTTCTCCATTCGGTCCAGCATAAGGTCCAGATATTTTTCCCTGTGCATTTCATTTTCAATCAAACCTGATGAAATGGGCATCAACAAGAACAAATTTTCATGATCTGCGGGTGCCACACCGGAATCACTATAGGAATTCATACAAACATAAAACAAGGGATTTTCCGGCCAGGTTTTGTCATCGTAAATTTCTGCTGCATGCTGATCAAAGTCAGCGTCGAAAAACAGATTGTGATGCAGTAAACCTTGTATTTTCCCTTTGATTCCAAGGTAAAAAATAAGCGCACCGGGAGCCATTTTTCTAGAGTTCCAATAGGAATCTGAATACTGTCGCTGATTCTGCGGCAGCAATTGAGTATCTGTGTGTTGGTAATCTGCCGCGGAAATGATAAAATCAAATGGATGAACACCACGGTCGCTGATGATGCCAATCGCTTTATTATTGTGCACATCAATTCTGCGCACCGTATCCGAAAATGAATATTTTACGCCCTTGTCCAGAGAGAGTTGATAAAATGCTTCAAACAACCGGGTCATCCCTCCCTCCGGATACCAGGTCCCTAAGACCAGATCTGCATAATTCATCAGGCTATATAGAGCGGGTGTGTCTTTTGGCTTGGCCCCTAAGAACAATACCGGAAAATTCAACCAGGCCCTCAGTGCTTTGTTGGATACACCTTTGTTGACCACAGATGCAATGGATTGGGTCATTTGAAGTTTGAAAACCGAGCGCAAAATTTTCCAATCAAAATATTCAAAAATACTCAAGGAAGGCCTGGTGACGTATTCCTTCATTCCTATGTTGTATTTGTACTTTGCCTCATCCAGAAATTTCCTTAAAAATGCGGAAGAACCAGGCTCCTGTTTTTCAAAAACCTGGAAGACTTCTTGCAGATCGGAGGGAGAATCCAAGACCTGATCTTCAAAAAACATCCGGTAAGAAGGAGACAGTCTGCGGAGGTTTAATTGCTCTTTCAGCGATTGGCCGTGCTTATTAAAAAAAGTCTCAAAAATATCCGGCATCCAGTACCAGCTTGGCCCCATGTCAAAGGTAAATCCATCTGCTGAAAACGATCGACCTCTGCCTCCAAATTGGTCGTTCTTTTCAAAAACGACCACCTTATGCCCTTTTGCCGCCAAATCAATGGCTGCTGCCATACCTGCAATTCCGCTTCCTATAATTCCTACGCTTGACAATTCCAGTATTTTTTGGCCAAATGAACTTGGGTTTATTTTTAGAAATTCAAATCCAAAAACACGGTGGTATCTTATTTGTTTAACTAATTAATAAATAAATTAAACAAAAAAGGCTCCGGATATCTCCAGAGCCTTCGTTTACATGGTCAACATGGTAATTTATTCTACTTTGCCTCCTTTCAGGCTGTCTTGCAAGGTTTTAAGTTCGTCCATTTTGCCTTCAGCCGCCAACTGTGCCTGTTGAGCCCAGGTGCCGGGATCGTGCATCTTGTACCTTGATCCTGCCTCTTCCAATATAGACTGCAAAGTCTCAATGGATGCATTGGCAAGGTCATTAAAGCTTACAATGCCTTTTGCCTGAAGAAGTTCGGCAATTTTCGGTCCAATGCCCTCAATGATTTTAAGATCATCTCCTTCCGCTTTTGATTTGCGGGATTTTGGTTTTGGCTCCGATGCAGGAGTTTCCTGATTTTCAGTGGTCGCATCGTCAAATAAAGTAGCCTTTGCGGGCTCTTCTTTGGGAGCGGGAACTGTGCTGGACTTTTCTTCTTTTGCCTCTAATTTGGCCTTGGCATTTTCCTGAAGTTGCTCTTTGAGCGCACTAAATCCTTCCAATTCGCCCAAGGTGGTAATCTCTACTTTCGACTGAGTTTTCTCAATGGCCTTTTTGGTCTGCTGTTTTTCAACATCCTTTTCTCTTCTCACTGTATCGTCTGCTTCCCGCTTGATGTCCTCTAAATAGCGGGTATGAGACACAATGATTTTCTTTTCATCACGGTTGAATTCAACCACCTTTACGGTTAGTACTTCTTCTATTCCGGCGTTCTGACCGTTCTCCTTTTTCATAAACTTGGT
This window of the Saprospiraceae bacterium genome carries:
- a CDS encoding phytoene/squalene synthase family protein, which gives rise to MKDLMLYSEVCRDLSQKLTRRYSTSFSLGIRMFEPSIRSPIASIYGFVRLADEIVDSFHHISQQKYLEQYRQDTMDSIQKGFSLNPILHAFQEVVHQYQIDLDLIDAFLDSMEMDLAKTRFSREEYDQYIYGSAEVVGLMCLKVFCGKNQQTYEELKEPAKALGAAFQKVNFLRDFGSDQMERNRIYFPNVEGTELSTEQKNQIETEIRTDFEKALRGIRSIPSNARLGVYLAYRYYRTLLTILSRTEASAISQCRKRIPDLIKYFILFKSYIRYSFNML
- the crtI gene encoding phytoene desaturase, whose translation is MLELSSVGIIGSGIAGMAAAIDLAAKGHKVVVFEKNDQFGGRGRSFSADGFTFDMGPSWYWMPDIFETFFNKHGQSLKEQLNLRRLSPSYRMFFEDQVLDSPSDLQEVFQVFEKQEPGSSAFLRKFLDEAKYKYNIGMKEYVTRPSLSIFEYFDWKILRSVFKLQMTQSIASVVNKGVSNKALRAWLNFPVLFLGAKPKDTPALYSLMNYADLVLGTWYPEGGMTRLFEAFYQLSLDKGVKYSFSDTVRRIDVHNNKAIGIISDRGVHPFDFIISAADYQHTDTQLLPQNQRQYSDSYWNSRKMAPGALIFYLGIKGKIQGLLHHNLFFDADFDQHAAEIYDDKTWPENPLFYVCMNSYSDSGVAPADHENLFLLMPISSGLIENEMHREKYLDLMLDRMEKRTSVRLKDKIVFKRSYGNSDFVRDYNSFKGNAYGLANTLSQTAILKPRLQHRRIKNLFFAGQLSHPGPGLPPSMISGEIVSSLIDQMSK